The Nakamurella antarctica genomic interval CCCGTGCGCATCTGCGCGGCCCGGTAAAAGGCCAGGGTGCCAGCGACGCCGCTGGCACCCAAGAGCCCGCCAGCGACCACATCGGTGAACCAGTGCACGCCGAGGTAGAGGCGGGTCAGTGCCACCAGTGCCGAAACCAGCGCCGCTGCAATGCCTATCCCTACCTTCGCGGGGCGGCCGAGGTCGGCTGTGAAACCGGCGAACAGTACGACGCAAATGCACCCGAGCAGTGATACGGCCCCCGTGACATGCCCGGACGGGAACGAGGGATCCAGCGTCCGAACAAGCTGCTCTGCGACGTTCGGCCGATTTCGCGGTACCGCGTATTTCAGCAGCCGGACGCCGAGACCAGTGACGGCGGGACCGATGAAAATGACGGCCGCTGGCACCCACGATCTGGTGCGTACTGCAAATATGGTGGCCACCACAAAGCCGATCACCGTGGTGCCCACGGGGGAAAAGGTGTTGGTAACAGCGATAACGACGGGCGTGAGCCAGCTGGCACGGTTGCGGACAAACCATTCGTGGACGCCTGCATCGAAGGTGTTGGTGATGAGACCGTGCTGATCCACATCGAGGAAAAGCGCGAAGACAGCCAGTAGCGCAAGACCAGCAAGGAGCGCGGGGACCCTCCGTTGGCGCCGGGAGTAGCTGGCAGTGTCCGTCAGTCGTGGTTTGCCTGATTCCCGTCCCCTCCGGATGGCGAGGCTAATCGCCGCAAGGCCAACTCCGGCTATCAGCAGCGCGCCCAGTAGACGCAGCCAGAGGGGCACACTCGCTGAGATTGAGACGTCGGGTTCCACCCCACTACTGTGCCCGATTGAGCCGATCTTGATCGTCTTCGATCAGAATGCAGCCAGTAGTTCCACGCATGCCCGCCAGGCCGCCGAGTCGATATCGATGAGCGCGAAGTGATTGCCGTCGACCGTGGTCAAAGTGGCGTTATCCCCGGCCAACACGGCGGAGGCGACGTACGTCTGGCTTTGCTCGTAGGGGACGACCCCGTCATCGCGAGAGTGGACGCACCGGACCGGAACTCCGATCGGAACCATTTCTAGGGGATCCGCGGCGCGGTACCGCTCCGGGTACCGGCTCGGTGAGCCGCCCACCAGGCCGGCCACCGCGCCGCCGCCGAGGCCGAGCTTGTCTGCCGTCGTGAGATCCAGAACTCCAGCCTGCGAAACTACGCCCGCGACGGCAACTTTCGGCTGCGCACCAGGTTGGCCCACTGGCAGCGTGTGCCTGCCCGCCGCCCAGACGGCAAGTTGACCGCCAGCGGAGTGCCCGATGACGAGCACTTTTCCGCGCGGCACATCCTGCATGCTTGCAAGGAGGTCGATTCCTTCTGCAACGTCGGCGAAAATGTTCGGCCACTCGCCGCCATTACCATTGCGCCGATATTCCAAGTTCCAGCAGGTATAGCCGCGGGCCTGGAGATCGAGCGCGAGGGGTGCGCCCAAATCCAGTCCGTAACTTGAGAACCAGTAGCCGCCATGGATGATCACCACCAGGGTGTTCGAACCCGCGCAGCGGTAGAGGTCACCGAATTGGGATGCGTCGACGCCGTAGGCGAGGCGCTCCGCAGGGGCAGCATCAGGCGCAGCTCGATTCACAGTCGTGGCAGCACCGTCGCAAGAGGTCATAGCGGCGGCGCTCAGGGCTGACAAACCTGCCAGGAGATTCCTGCGGGAGAGGCCCATCATGCGAGTGCGCTTCCCGCCACTAAAAACCCCGACTACCGCCGCCACTGTGACCGCCGCCTCCGCTGAAGCCGCGACTGCCACCCCCGCCCCCACCAAAGCCGCCGCCGCCGCTTCGACTACCGCCACTGCCCAACATTCCTCCGAGGATGCCGCCGAGCACTGCGCCTCCGAAGCTGCCGCTTCCGCGGCTCCGTGCGGATCCCGACCAGCCGCCGTAGCCGCCGCCCATCCAGCCGCCGCTGCCGTGGGAGTTATCGTCGTCATCCCACTGGGAGTTGCGACGACGAGCTTCTGCTTCGGCTTTGGCTTTCGCCTTCGACAGTTCCGCGCGCCGCGCTGTTTCGAGTTCTGCCAATCTGGAATCGATTTCGGAACGCTTGGCCCATATCTGTTTGCTGATGGTCGTCAACTGGGCCAAGCCGTCAGCGATCGGTAGCTGGTTCTCGAGGACCTGGGGCAGCAGTTGAGCGAGTTGGTTTTCCAGTGGTGCGATGTCCAGTGGTGAGAACCCGGGTTGGTCGATGAGCCCGCCTTGATTGGTGCCGACGGCTATTGCCATTTGACGAGCGGCAGAGATCTCTGACTGCCACTGTTCCCGCCACCCAGAATCCTGTCGCAGCAGCGAGAGTCGATTAGCGATGGAGCCCAT includes:
- a CDS encoding phosphatase PAP2 family protein, with translation MEPDVSISASVPLWLRLLGALLIAGVGLAAISLAIRRGRESGKPRLTDTASYSRRQRRVPALLAGLALLAVFALFLDVDQHGLITNTFDAGVHEWFVRNRASWLTPVVIAVTNTFSPVGTTVIGFVVATIFAVRTRSWVPAAVIFIGPAVTGLGVRLLKYAVPRNRPNVAEQLVRTLDPSFPSGHVTGAVSLLGCICVVLFAGFTADLGRPAKVGIGIAAALVSALVALTRLYLGVHWFTDVVAGGLLGASGVAGTLAFYRAAQMRTGRPGALGASAPAP
- a CDS encoding alpha/beta hydrolase family protein; its protein translation is MAVVEAAAAALVGAGVAVAASAEAAVTVAAVVGVFSGGKRTRMMGLSRRNLLAGLSALSAAAMTSCDGAATTVNRAAPDAAPAERLAYGVDASQFGDLYRCAGSNTLVVIIHGGYWFSSYGLDLGAPLALDLQARGYTCWNLEYRRNGNGGEWPNIFADVAEGIDLLASMQDVPRGKVLVIGHSAGGQLAVWAAGRHTLPVGQPGAQPKVAVAGVVSQAGVLDLTTADKLGLGGGAVAGLVGGSPSRYPERYRAADPLEMVPIGVPVRCVHSRDDGVVPYEQSQTYVASAVLAGDNATLTTVDGNHFALIDIDSAAWRACVELLAAF